One part of the Patescibacteria group bacterium genome encodes these proteins:
- the typA gene encoding translational GTPase TypA, whose translation MEIRNIAIIAHVDHGKTTITDALLRQNGAADDSVSMDSNSLEQERGITIYSKNASLFYKDTKINLVDTPGHADFSSEVERILRSIDCVLLVVDAQEGPMPQTKFVLKKSLELGLKPLVAINKIDKPAARPKAVEEMIYELFLDLGANDEQLKFKTVYTIGREGKAGLQLDQLANNLNPVLDLILENVAPAATASMQEEQLAAQPFNLAYDNFLGRCAIARIYSGSLKAGQNVYTIKINGETHAGKITKLFTFNGLKRQETNEAGAGDIVLLAGLPDIDIGETITDNPDLEALPAINIDEPTICLSFLVNNSPFAGREGKFVTNRQLKERLEKELEVNVGLKIDFSDPSFYRVYGRGELHIAVLLENMRREGYEIQVSQPQVIIKEKDGGKQEPFEEVLIDIPDAYTGAIIESISKRRGRMLDMKSHNGQTRLIFKMPTRGLLGYRNDFIIATRGEGILCSHFTGFDDYVGDIEKSELGAMISMISGKALAYSLWNLQERGVLYIKPNTEVYEGMIIGNVAKGNDMTVNPIKGKQLTNVRASGTDEAIILTPPWDLSLERGLSIMNKDEYLEITPQNIRLRKQILKEVDRNRANRK comes from the coding sequence ATGGAAATCAGAAATATTGCCATTATCGCTCACGTCGATCATGGAAAAACTACAATCACCGATGCTCTCTTGCGCCAGAATGGCGCCGCCGATGATAGCGTCAGCATGGACAGCAACTCGCTTGAGCAAGAACGAGGCATTACTATCTACTCTAAAAATGCCAGTCTTTTTTATAAAGACACTAAAATAAATTTAGTCGATACTCCTGGTCATGCTGATTTCAGCTCTGAAGTCGAACGCATCTTACGCTCAATCGACTGCGTTCTCTTGGTTGTCGACGCTCAAGAAGGTCCGATGCCCCAAACCAAGTTCGTACTTAAAAAATCACTCGAACTAGGCCTCAAGCCCTTAGTAGCAATAAATAAAATTGATAAGCCAGCCGCCCGACCCAAAGCCGTAGAAGAAATGATTTATGAGCTTTTCTTGGATTTAGGAGCCAACGACGAGCAACTAAAATTCAAGACCGTCTATACCATCGGCCGCGAAGGCAAGGCCGGCTTACAGCTAGACCAGCTGGCCAACAACCTTAATCCAGTCTTAGATTTAATATTAGAGAACGTTGCTCCGGCAGCGACAGCGAGCATGCAAGAGGAACAGTTAGCTGCCCAGCCTTTCAACCTGGCTTATGATAATTTCTTGGGACGATGCGCTATCGCCAGGATATACAGCGGCAGTCTGAAAGCCGGGCAAAATGTCTATACTATTAAAATAAACGGCGAGACTCACGCTGGAAAAATTACTAAACTCTTCACCTTCAACGGCCTTAAACGTCAGGAAACGAACGAAGCTGGAGCAGGTGATATCGTCCTTCTCGCCGGCTTGCCGGATATTGATATCGGAGAGACAATCACGGATAACCCCGACCTCGAGGCCCTACCAGCTATCAACATCGACGAGCCGACAATCTGTCTCAGCTTCTTAGTCAATAATTCCCCTTTCGCTGGCCGGGAAGGAAAATTCGTAACTAATCGTCAACTCAAAGAACGCTTAGAAAAAGAGCTGGAGGTTAACGTCGGACTCAAGATAGATTTTTCGGACCCTAGCTTCTATAGGGTTTATGGACGAGGCGAACTCCATATCGCCGTTCTATTAGAAAATATGCGCCGCGAAGGCTATGAAATCCAGGTCTCCCAACCTCAAGTAATTATCAAAGAAAAAGACGGAGGCAAACAGGAACCTTTTGAAGAGGTTCTGATTGATATTCCTGACGCTTACACCGGTGCCATCATTGAGAGTATTTCTAAGCGTCGAGGACGTATGCTTGATATGAAAAGCCATAACGGCCAAACTCGTTTAATCTTTAAGATGCCTACCCGAGGGCTATTGGGCTACCGCAATGATTTTATCATTGCCACTCGTGGTGAAGGCATACTATGTTCTCATTTTACCGGTTTTGATGATTATGTCGGCGATATCGAAAAAAGTGAACTAGGCGCCATGATTTCGATGATAAGCGGTAAAGCCCTAGCCTATTCCCTTTGGAATCTACAGGAAAGAGGCGTACTTTATATTAAGCCCAACACTGAAGTCTATGAAGGCATGATCATCGGTAACGTTGCTAAAGGCAATGACATGACCGTCAATCCTATCAAAGGTAAACAACTAACCAATGTCCGCGCCTCTGGCACCGATGAAGCTATTATTCTGACCCCTCCTTGGGATCTCAGCTTGGAGAGGGGTTTAAGTATCATGAATAAGGATGAATATTTAGAAATTACGCCCCAGAATATCAGGCTTAGGAAACAAATCCTTAAAGAGGTGGACCGCAACCGAGCTAATAGAAAATAA
- a CDS encoding permease-like cell division protein FtsX has protein sequence MLFFWRVLKFSLQDIIRNVWLSAVTVTILFLALLSINLLITVQLISQNAIGAVKSRMDISLYFKSEATESEIAAVKDQVASLPNVKNVLYVSRDKALEKFRAQNQDKQEVIAALRELGQNPLSPSLTITPEDVSQTEALIESLKRINSEVIESRDFSDNSLILEKINRITKRVEEVGFLLISIFFLTSLLVVYNTVRVAIYTHRQEIEIMRLVGASNYFIYLPYLASALVYTIVSLLLIIIVFYPFLSLLQPYLEAFFAGYNINILAYFLDKFFPIFGWQFLVILFINVAASLFAVRKYARI, from the coding sequence ATGTTATTCTTTTGGCGTGTTTTAAAATTTAGCTTGCAAGATATAATTCGCAATGTCTGGCTATCAGCCGTTACGGTCACGATTCTGTTTTTAGCACTGTTATCCATCAACCTTTTGATTACCGTCCAACTTATTAGTCAGAATGCAATCGGGGCGGTCAAATCTCGAATGGATATCAGTTTATACTTTAAGTCAGAGGCTACCGAAAGCGAGATTGCCGCGGTCAAGGATCAGGTCGCCTCTTTGCCTAACGTTAAGAACGTTTTGTATGTCTCTAGAGATAAGGCTCTAGAAAAGTTCCGCGCCCAGAATCAAGACAAGCAGGAGGTTATCGCCGCTCTCAGGGAGTTAGGGCAAAATCCTCTGTCACCCAGCCTGACGATCACTCCTGAAGATGTTAGCCAAACCGAAGCTTTGATAGAAAGCCTGAAAAGGATTAATAGCGAAGTAATTGAATCTCGAGATTTTTCTGACAACTCCTTGATATTAGAGAAGATCAATCGAATTACCAAACGGGTTGAAGAGGTTGGTTTCTTGCTCATTTCTATATTTTTCTTGACCAGCTTACTGGTTGTCTATAATACCGTCAGAGTGGCTATTTATACTCATCGCCAGGAGATTGAAATCATGCGTTTAGTCGGCGCTTCAAATTATTTCATCTATTTGCCCTATCTAGCCTCCGCGTTAGTTTATACTATAGTCAGCTTGCTTTTGATAATTATCGTCTTTTATCCCTTTTTGAGTTTGCTACAGCCTTATTTGGAAGCTTTTTTTGCTGGTTATAATATTAACATTCTCGCTTATTTCTTGGATAAATTCTTTCCTATTTTCGGTTGGCAATTCTTAGTGATTTTGTTTATTAACGTAGCCGCCAGTTTGTTTGCGGTTAGAAAATACGCTAGGATCTAG
- the ftsE gene encoding cell division ATP-binding protein FtsE, whose protein sequence is MIKISNASKAYAGRSKVLDGLSLHISPGEFVSIVGQSGAGKTTLVKVLIGEERIDSGQVVIGDWDITKISKREVPFLRRQIGVIFQDFKLLPKKTLQENVAFALEVCGSPVSKIKKIVPSVLKIVGLEDKANRYPREVSGGEQQRAVIARALVHQPKILLADEPTGNLDAINAEEIINLLLRINKFGTTVILVTHNKDIVNRLHRRVITMEKGVIISDQAQGKYLL, encoded by the coding sequence ATGATTAAGATTTCTAACGCTTCCAAGGCTTATGCCGGACGTTCTAAAGTTTTAGACGGCCTGAGTTTGCATATCAGTCCCGGCGAGTTTGTTTCGATTGTCGGGCAGTCGGGCGCGGGCAAGACGACTTTAGTGAAAGTCTTGATTGGCGAGGAAAGAATCGATTCGGGGCAAGTAGTTATTGGTGATTGGGATATTACCAAAATAAGTAAGCGGGAAGTGCCGTTCTTGCGTCGCCAAATCGGAGTTATTTTTCAAGATTTTAAACTTTTACCTAAGAAAACCTTGCAAGAGAATGTCGCTTTTGCTCTGGAGGTTTGCGGAAGTCCGGTGAGCAAGATTAAAAAGATCGTACCAAGCGTCCTAAAAATTGTCGGTCTAGAAGATAAGGCCAACCGTTATCCTCGTGAAGTTTCCGGCGGCGAGCAGCAAAGAGCCGTGATTGCCCGCGCTTTAGTTCATCAGCCCAAGATACTATTAGCTGATGAGCCGACTGGCAATTTAGATGCTATCAATGCTGAAGAAATCATTAATCTTTTGTTGCGTATCAACAAGTTTGGCACTACCGTTATTCTTGTGACTCATAATAAAGATATTGTTAATCGTTTACATCGTCGTGTGATTACCATGGAAAAGGGCGTGATCATTAGCGATCAAGCCCAGGGCAAATATTTATTGTAA
- a CDS encoding RlpA-like double-psi beta-barrel domain-containing protein produces the protein MKHILKNSLALLLIFLFTTSQVQAAALRPELPGTMPSDWIVSESIASSSWPWYLEKLGPIYDFSLNASSSPVINASSSPLYLEMSYPKNNSYKKMYFLDGDIWRPLNTIDYPSESKVRAQFAYPSGKIAVFARPQILTSGTASWYKYKGGNFAASPDFKKGSVIRVYNNKNNKFVDVTINDYGPDRLKHPDRVVDLDKEAFKKIADTKEGLISVRIEPLSFSLYEDDFIKPSLSSEPQIYSVAAAIIKEADGQLLWGKNQDQVMPLASLTKIAAMKIFLDTKPDLKKVVAYKKQDEQMNYKYCKPGEAALLKLKDGETASINDFLYAALIGSANNAVETLVRVSGLKRDEFIKRMNDWVKKIGANHTIFIEPTGLAPQNMSSPLDYAIITKEAFKNATLQKISTTWKYQFSTRNTKKKHSLTNTNRLLDLSKYKFLGSKTGYLDEAGYCLMTRVATPKGNLIVVNFKATSSQKSFADNEQLINFGSRILNK, from the coding sequence ATGAAACATATCCTGAAAAACAGCCTTGCTTTATTATTAATCTTTTTATTTACTACTTCTCAGGTTCAGGCAGCGGCTTTACGGCCGGAATTGCCGGGAACGATGCCTAGTGATTGGATAGTGAGCGAGTCGATAGCTAGCTCTTCTTGGCCTTGGTATTTAGAAAAACTAGGACCTATTTATGATTTTAGCTTGAACGCCTCCTCCAGCCCAGTTATAAACGCGAGCAGCTCTCCTTTATATCTAGAGATGTCTTATCCCAAGAATAACAGCTATAAGAAGATGTATTTTTTGGACGGAGATATTTGGCGACCGCTTAATACAATCGATTATCCTAGTGAAAGCAAAGTCCGAGCCCAATTCGCTTATCCATCAGGCAAGATCGCGGTTTTTGCCCGGCCCCAGATCCTAACCAGCGGCACGGCTAGTTGGTATAAATATAAGGGAGGCAATTTTGCGGCCTCGCCTGATTTTAAGAAAGGCTCAGTTATCAGGGTCTATAATAATAAGAATAACAAGTTCGTTGACGTCACGATTAATGATTACGGCCCCGATCGCTTAAAACACCCGGACCGGGTAGTAGATTTGGATAAAGAAGCTTTCAAGAAAATTGCTGATACTAAAGAGGGTTTGATTTCTGTCAGGATAGAGCCTTTAAGCTTCTCTTTGTATGAAGATGATTTTATTAAGCCAAGCTTGAGTAGCGAGCCCCAGATTTACTCTGTGGCTGCCGCCATCATCAAAGAGGCGGATGGCCAATTGCTTTGGGGTAAGAATCAAGATCAGGTCATGCCTTTGGCTAGTTTGACCAAGATAGCAGCCATGAAGATCTTCTTAGATACTAAACCCGATTTAAAGAAAGTCGTCGCTTATAAGAAACAAGATGAACAGATGAATTATAAGTATTGCAAACCCGGGGAAGCAGCTCTCTTGAAATTAAAAGATGGAGAAACGGCTTCGATCAATGATTTCCTATATGCGGCCTTAATCGGGTCAGCCAATAACGCGGTCGAGACCTTGGTGAGAGTTAGCGGTCTAAAGAGGGATGAATTTATTAAGAGGATGAACGATTGGGTTAAAAAGATTGGCGCTAATCACACGATATTTATTGAACCGACTGGTTTAGCCCCGCAAAATATGAGTTCACCCCTGGATTATGCTATAATTACTAAAGAAGCTTTTAAGAATGCCACCTTGCAAAAGATCAGTACGACCTGGAAATATCAGTTCAGTACTAGGAATACCAAAAAGAAGCATTCCTTAACTAATACTAACCGCTTGTTAGATCTTAGCAAGTATAAGTTCTTGGGTTCTAAGACCGGTTACCTGGATGAAGCCGGCTATTGTTTGATGACCAGAGTGGCTACGCCCAAGGGGAATTTGATTGTCGTGAATTTCAAGGCTACTAGTAGCCAAAAAAGCTTTGCCGATAATGAACAGCTAATCAATTTTGGTAGTCGGATTTTAAATAAGTAA
- a CDS encoding septum formation initiator family protein, which produces MNNPKPSFIGKNKGLPRRRLSYFWTSQLLVFFIGLIFLLIILVPLLKNYAKQRAVANEIKDIQQEIADFESKNKDLSAMLDYLESNESLEEQARLNLGLKKPGEKVVVVQSEAINDGGATTTTATTRSNWSKWWRYFFQTQR; this is translated from the coding sequence ATGAATAATCCAAAGCCCAGCTTTATCGGCAAGAACAAAGGCTTGCCGCGTCGCCGCCTGTCATATTTTTGGACCAGCCAGCTCCTAGTTTTTTTTATTGGTTTGATTTTTTTGCTTATAATATTAGTCCCTTTGCTGAAAAATTATGCCAAGCAAAGGGCGGTAGCTAATGAAATTAAGGATATCCAGCAGGAAATCGCTGACTTTGAGAGTAAGAATAAAGATTTGAGCGCGATGTTGGATTATTTAGAATCCAACGAATCCTTGGAAGAGCAGGCTCGTCTTAATTTGGGCCTGAAAAAGCCAGGAGAAAAAGTCGTGGTTGTCCAAAGCGAGGCTATAAATGATGGCGGAGCGACGACGACAACAGCGACGACTCGTAGTAATTGGTCGAAATGGTGGCGTTATTTTTTTCAAACGCAGAGATAA